The Fortiea contorta PCC 7126 genome has a segment encoding these proteins:
- a CDS encoding FG-GAP-like repeat-containing protein, giving the protein MLAEITATVILLVKFVHFSYPSPSNCVARERFIVNLIPEQGNTEKLMTITAHKTTRIAALSKHSLVIIDSGIDDYQMLAQGVSLTDKVIILNQYQDGIAQISAVLRNHPAASIQIIAHGGSGSLQLGNTQLNLDNLKIYRQQLQQWSATEILIYGCEVALGRKGQAFIEELHQITGANIAASTQKIGNSQLGGSWELEVNIGKITTSLALKPQVKAAYPGVLAANFDTPTNFTVGNNPYTVVVADFNADGKLDLAAANFNSDNISILLGNGTGGFATPTNFTVGDGPLALTVGDYNGDGKLDIVAANLDSQNISLLIGNGTGGFSSPTNFTIGANPRSITAGDFNGDGKRDIATANFEQNTVSLLLGDGTGQFAAPTNIVIQNPKAITSGDLNGDNKLDLAVAYDGNVAVLLGNSTGGFATPANFTVGAGSVAVAMADLNGDNMLDLVTANNAVNNVSVLLGNGTGGFGAATNFFVGTGPLSIIVGDFDGDGKQDLVTANEGNNNVSVLLGNGTGGFGAATNFTVGSLPFGVAGGDFNGDKKPDLAVANYFSNNISVLLNTASLTNAPTDLALSATSVNENVAAGTVIGTLTSTDPDVGNTFTYSLVTGTGSTDNTAFTVDGNQLKINVVPNFEAKPSYGVRVRTTDQSGLFFEKALTIAIKDVNEAPTNLALSATSVNDKVAAGTVIGTFTSTDQDKDDTFTYALVAGADGVDNGAFTIDGNSLKINSSPNFQTKASYKINVRTTDKGNLSFDKALTINVNNSSQPTNPTNPTNPTNPTNPTNALTNPANDVFNIKGNTAKVKLQVTLTGSSPNQVSELGFFTVDDANGTINGIAPNATGYAQAALERSKTIFSTLANSPNGFDVKNVSSLVELNSGANVRLILAKNTSLDAVRAGVTPISELQFVNPATLKITNLGDNAFSIAFPDFTVNIKQTNQSSALGTNLQSDSQGEIIDLRDVKQSVKAEFTVFREAAFNNFVGFYQVVDQNGGIDTDGDGKADVLTGQAGYTQAAIRGRVAGIDLTVNNQGTASFTGTFKAGAIFAPFLIVNGRPDAILDANPNNDPAVYFPFLGANADKSDNIRLLGNNVFGFEDLVNGGDRDFNDVIVKVNLTTIA; this is encoded by the coding sequence GTGCTAGCCGAAATCACCGCAACAGTGATTTTACTAGTAAAGTTTGTGCATTTCAGTTATCCGAGTCCAAGTAATTGTGTCGCACGAGAGAGATTTATCGTCAACTTAATCCCCGAACAGGGAAATACTGAAAAATTAATGACAATTACTGCTCATAAAACTACCAGAATAGCCGCACTCAGCAAGCACTCACTCGTCATCATCGATTCAGGAATTGATGATTATCAGATGCTAGCTCAAGGCGTCTCCCTCACAGATAAAGTAATTATTCTCAATCAATACCAAGACGGCATCGCCCAAATCAGCGCCGTCCTACGCAACCATCCTGCTGCCAGTATCCAAATAATTGCACACGGTGGCTCTGGTAGTCTGCAATTAGGTAACACTCAACTAAATTTAGACAACCTGAAAATCTATCGCCAGCAGCTACAACAGTGGTCAGCTACAGAAATTCTCATCTACGGATGCGAAGTCGCCCTTGGTAGGAAAGGACAAGCCTTCATTGAGGAACTACACCAAATCACCGGGGCTAATATCGCCGCTTCCACTCAAAAAATCGGTAATAGCCAACTTGGGGGTAGTTGGGAATTAGAAGTAAATATCGGTAAAATCACTACCAGCCTAGCCTTAAAACCACAAGTCAAGGCCGCATACCCCGGAGTATTAGCCGCCAACTTCGACACCCCCACCAACTTCACCGTCGGGAATAATCCCTATACCGTCGTAGTAGCAGACTTTAATGCCGACGGTAAGCTAGATTTAGCCGCAGCGAACTTTAACAGTGACAACATCTCTATACTGCTGGGTAATGGTACCGGCGGTTTTGCTACCCCCACCAACTTCACTGTGGGAGATGGCCCTCTTGCCTTGACAGTAGGAGACTACAACGGCGATGGCAAGCTGGACATAGTAGCAGCGAACTTAGATAGCCAAAACATCTCCCTGCTGATAGGTAACGGCACCGGCGGCTTTAGTAGCCCGACAAATTTCACCATTGGTGCAAATCCCAGGTCGATCACAGCAGGGGACTTCAACGGCGACGGCAAGCGAGATATAGCAACAGCAAACTTCGAGCAAAACACAGTTTCCTTACTACTCGGCGACGGCACAGGGCAATTTGCTGCCCCAACTAACATCGTCATCCAGAACCCCAAAGCCATAACATCGGGGGACTTGAACGGAGATAATAAGCTGGATTTGGCGGTGGCATACGATGGCAACGTCGCCGTATTATTGGGCAACAGCACAGGCGGCTTTGCCACTCCTGCCAACTTCACTGTTGGGGCTGGTTCTGTTGCTGTGGCGATGGCAGACTTGAACGGCGACAATATGCTAGACTTGGTAACAGCGAATAACGCCGTCAACAACGTTTCTGTACTATTGGGTAATGGTACGGGTGGCTTTGGCGCTGCTACTAACTTCTTTGTCGGGACAGGTCCTTTGTCTATAATAGTTGGGGACTTTGATGGCGACGGTAAGCAGGACTTAGTAACAGCAAACGAGGGTAACAATAACGTCTCAGTATTATTGGGTAACGGCACCGGCGGTTTTGGCGCCGCTACTAACTTCACCGTCGGCAGTCTTCCCTTTGGGGTGGCTGGAGGGGACTTCAACGGCGACAAGAAGCCAGACTTAGCAGTCGCTAACTATTTCAGTAATAACATTTCTGTGTTGCTCAATACGGCGAGTCTGACTAACGCACCGACAGATTTGGCGTTGAGTGCAACCAGTGTCAACGAGAATGTGGCTGCGGGAACAGTCATCGGTACACTCACTAGTACTGACCCAGATGTGGGTAACACTTTCACCTACAGCTTAGTTACAGGCACTGGTAGCACGGATAATACTGCCTTCACCGTTGACGGGAATCAGTTAAAAATTAATGTTGTCCCTAACTTTGAAGCCAAACCCAGTTATGGTGTCCGTGTCCGTACTACTGACCAAAGTGGACTGTTTTTTGAGAAGGCGTTAACAATCGCTATCAAAGATGTCAATGAGGCTCCAACCAACTTAGCATTAAGCGCGACCAGTGTTAATGATAAGGTGGCAGCAGGAACAGTCATCGGTACATTCACTAGTACTGACCAAGACAAAGACGACACCTTCACCTATGCTTTAGTTGCTGGGGCTGATGGTGTTGATAATGGTGCATTCACAATTGATGGCAATAGTTTGAAGATTAATTCTTCTCCAAATTTTCAAACTAAGGCTAGTTATAAAATCAATGTCCGCACTACCGATAAGGGTAATCTTTCTTTTGATAAGGCGTTGACTATTAATGTTAATAATAGTAGTCAACCCACTAATCCGACGAATCCGACGAATCCGACGAATCCGACGAATCCCACTAACGCACTGACAAATCCGGCTAATGATGTGTTTAACATCAAAGGTAATACTGCTAAAGTTAAGCTGCAAGTGACGCTAACTGGAAGCAGTCCTAATCAGGTGAGTGAACTGGGTTTCTTTACCGTTGATGATGCTAACGGTACGATTAACGGTATTGCTCCAAATGCAACAGGTTACGCCCAAGCTGCATTAGAAAGATCAAAAACAATCTTCTCTACCCTAGCTAATTCTCCTAATGGCTTTGATGTCAAAAATGTCAGCAGTTTAGTCGAATTAAATTCTGGTGCTAATGTGCGGCTGATATTGGCAAAAAATACTTCTCTGGATGCTGTACGGGCAGGAGTTACCCCCATCAGCGAATTACAATTTGTGAATCCAGCGACACTAAAAATTACCAATTTGGGAGACAATGCTTTTTCTATTGCCTTCCCAGATTTTACGGTGAATATTAAGCAGACAAATCAATCTTCTGCTCTAGGTACAAATCTCCAGAGTGACTCCCAAGGAGAAATCATTGATTTGCGAGATGTCAAACAATCAGTTAAAGCTGAGTTCACAGTTTTTAGAGAAGCAGCTTTCAATAACTTTGTTGGCTTTTATCAAGTCGTTGATCAAAATGGTGGTATAGACACTGATGGCGATGGCAAAGCTGATGTTTTGACTGGACAAGCTGGTTACACCCAAGCAGCTATTCGGGGGCGTGTTGCGGGTATTGACTTGACAGTTAATAACCAAGGTACAGCTAGTTTTACTGGTACTTTCAAAGCTGGTGCTATCTTCGCACCATTTTTGATTGTTAATGGTAGACCGGATGCAATTTTAGATGCTAATCCTAATAACGATCCGGCGGTTTATTTCCCATTCTTAGGAGCTAATGCCGATAAGTCAGATAATATTCGCTTATTGGGTAATAATGTCTTTGGTTTTGAAGATTTAGTCAACGGAGGTGATAGAGATTTCAATGATGTGATTGTCAAGGTTAATTTGACAACAATTGCGTAG
- a CDS encoding metallophosphoesterase, producing the protein MHWLFTGHLRVDKLTVKIANLPASLRGTKLVQLSDFHYDGLRLSEEMLEKAIALSNEAEADLILLTGDYVTDDPTPIHQLVRRLKHLESRCGVYAVLGNHDIQLSHSKAEVTDAFTSIGVHVLWNQIAYPLGQELPLVGLADYWSREFYPAPVMNQLDSATPRIVLSHNPDTAMILQKWRVDLQLSGHTHGGHIVLPGIGPLVFYYKKLLKKLPKKWRRWITLLLGDSSKVVRYWEWAQGFHRVANNQLYVNRGLGTYRPGRLFCPPEVTVITLI; encoded by the coding sequence ATGCACTGGTTATTTACAGGACATTTAAGAGTAGATAAACTAACGGTTAAGATTGCCAACTTACCTGCATCTTTACGAGGGACAAAGTTGGTGCAGCTATCAGATTTTCATTACGATGGTTTGCGGCTGTCAGAGGAGATGTTAGAAAAAGCGATCGCCCTGAGCAACGAAGCAGAAGCAGATTTAATTCTCCTCACCGGCGATTATGTCACTGACGATCCCACGCCAATTCACCAACTAGTGCGGCGTCTTAAACATCTAGAAAGTCGTTGCGGAGTTTATGCCGTACTTGGCAACCATGACATACAATTAAGTCATTCAAAAGCAGAAGTTACAGACGCATTTACTAGTATTGGCGTCCATGTTCTTTGGAATCAAATCGCCTATCCACTAGGTCAAGAATTACCATTGGTAGGGTTAGCTGATTACTGGTCAAGGGAATTTTATCCCGCACCAGTGATGAATCAACTCGACTCAGCGACACCCCGCATTGTCTTATCTCACAATCCAGATACAGCCATGATTTTGCAAAAATGGCGAGTAGATTTGCAGCTATCTGGTCATACCCATGGTGGTCATATCGTCTTACCAGGGATTGGCCCCCTAGTTTTCTATTACAAAAAACTCCTGAAAAAATTACCTAAAAAATGGCGACGTTGGATCACACTCCTACTAGGCGACTCTTCTAAAGTCGTGCGCTATTGGGAATGGGCCCAAGGATTTCATCGTGTAGCTAATAATCAGTTGTATGTCAATCGTGGCTTAGGAACTTATCGACCAGGACGGTTATTTTGTCCACCAGAAGTGACAGTAATTACCTTAATTTAG
- a CDS encoding metallophosphoesterase has translation MHWLSSGPLSIEKLTVRIADLPSCLRGKKLVQLSDFHYDGVRLSEEILTAAIAASNQAQPDLVLLTGDYVTTSPAPIHSLILRLKQLQSRAGVYAILGNHDIYYKHSKAEIITALNSIGIQVLWNEIAYPLGTKLPLVGLADQRSPEFNPAQVMNQLNPATPRIVLSHNPDTAEILQAWRVDLQLSGHTHGGQIVIPGLGPAALIYKKTVGKIPKKLRRRIPFLRRDYSVVRHWEWLQGLHKIGNNQLYVNRGLGSYQPGRLFCPPEVTIITLQDL, from the coding sequence ATGCACTGGTTGTCATCTGGGCCGTTGAGTATCGAAAAATTGACGGTGAGGATTGCAGACTTACCTAGCTGTTTACGAGGTAAGAAGCTGGTGCAGTTGTCAGATTTTCATTATGATGGTGTCCGATTGTCAGAGGAAATTTTAACAGCAGCGATCGCAGCTAGCAATCAAGCTCAACCAGATTTAGTCCTCCTCACAGGCGACTATGTAACCACCAGCCCAGCACCGATTCACTCTTTGATACTACGGCTTAAACAGCTACAAAGTCGCGCTGGTGTCTACGCCATACTAGGAAACCATGATATTTACTACAAACACTCAAAAGCAGAAATTATCACCGCCCTGAATAGTATTGGAATTCAGGTGTTGTGGAACGAAATCGCCTATCCATTGGGAACAAAATTACCTTTAGTAGGACTAGCAGATCAGCGATCGCCTGAATTTAACCCCGCGCAAGTTATGAACCAGTTAAACCCCGCCACGCCCAGGATTGTATTATCTCACAACCCTGACACCGCAGAGATACTGCAAGCATGGCGAGTAGATTTACAACTATCTGGTCATACTCATGGGGGTCAAATTGTGATTCCTGGTCTAGGGCCTGCAGCACTTATTTATAAAAAAACAGTAGGAAAAATACCTAAAAAACTGAGACGCCGCATACCTTTTTTGCGCCGCGATTATTCAGTCGTCCGCCATTGGGAATGGTTACAGGGTTTACACAAAATTGGGAATAATCAACTATATGTTAACCGTGGCTTGGGAAGCTATCAACCAGGTCGTTTGTTTTGCCCACCAGAAGTGACTATTATTACTCTACAAGACCTGTAA
- a CDS encoding Uma2 family endonuclease, which produces MSSEAIQETISQDVESWDWENPPMPPTDLIFDDGEPLESNRHRIAMNVLIRSLEQAWIDRNDFFTGGNMFVYYNSAQARNKDFRGPDFFAVLDVEGDKSRQGWVVWDEGGRYPDVIVELMSPSTAKIDTTTKKDIYERVFRTPDYFVFDPFKPNSLQGWHFDAHLRYQPIAANEQGWLWCETLGFWLGTWQGTINRETAIWLRFYHPSGALVLLPEEAAIIEAEQERQKAEQERQKAEQERQKAEQERQKTERLTAQLRALGIEPEV; this is translated from the coding sequence ATGTCATCCGAAGCTATACAAGAGACAATCTCTCAAGATGTAGAATCGTGGGACTGGGAAAATCCCCCCATGCCTCCTACTGACTTGATTTTTGATGATGGAGAACCTTTGGAAAGTAATCGCCACCGCATTGCAATGAATGTTTTAATTCGGTCATTAGAACAAGCTTGGATTGACCGTAACGACTTCTTCACAGGTGGTAATATGTTCGTGTACTACAACAGTGCTCAGGCTCGTAACAAAGATTTCCGTGGCCCTGACTTTTTTGCAGTACTCGATGTTGAAGGTGATAAATCTAGACAAGGCTGGGTAGTTTGGGATGAAGGCGGACGCTACCCAGATGTAATCGTAGAATTGATGTCACCTTCAACAGCTAAAATTGACACAACGACCAAGAAAGATATTTATGAACGGGTTTTCCGAACACCGGATTACTTTGTTTTTGATCCTTTTAAACCTAATTCTTTGCAAGGATGGCACTTCGATGCTCATCTACGTTATCAACCCATAGCCGCAAATGAGCAAGGGTGGCTATGGTGCGAAACTTTAGGCTTTTGGTTGGGAACATGGCAAGGAACAATCAACCGAGAAACAGCGATATGGTTGCGATTTTATCATCCTTCTGGTGCTTTAGTTTTGCTGCCAGAAGAAGCCGCAATCATCGAAGCTGAACAAGAACGCCAAAAAGCTGAACAAGAACGCCAAAAAGCTGAACAAGAGCGTCAAAAAGCTGAACAAGAACGTCAAAAAACTGAACGTCTGACAGCACAGTTACGCGCATTGGGAATAGAACCGGAAGTATGA
- a CDS encoding MFS transporter: MVNSFNSRPGILWRQVWGLATLVAAISCSWMAYSLYQPKILQKLEFVELASYLGIFQGLLATFIEPLVGAISDRIQHHLGNRLLIVTVGVTLAGLIFVAISLLLEQNLQGGIRWVIPVLMTLWVIAMISFRGPAIALLMQFAPITELPQANAVLVFVFGLIGAIGPLLNIFLNKIGATTTFLVSAIALLMGAYILRSSTPNRTFNSAILNQDIPATTPLLLLILVFIVGLGAGLEINLLMSIFPRTLQTQLPSIKLEFITSGILLVAAIASVPLGEWTAQIGANKAITLGLGAITGLMGLTLLNDNDILVVGFILAFGISFSLVFVSMIPFALGKVTPHQAGLGTGLYFAGAAGATALVSLLIKEIGITPIAAFLLAEVAFFVIAGCIFVSKKIQLA, translated from the coding sequence ATGGTTAACTCTTTCAATTCCCGTCCAGGGATTTTATGGCGACAAGTTTGGGGATTAGCTACTTTAGTGGCGGCGATTAGCTGTAGTTGGATGGCTTATAGTTTGTATCAACCAAAAATTTTACAAAAGCTAGAATTTGTGGAATTAGCAAGTTATTTAGGGATATTTCAAGGGTTACTCGCCACTTTTATAGAACCTTTAGTAGGTGCAATTTCTGATCGTATTCAACACCATTTAGGGAATCGCTTACTAATCGTCACTGTGGGGGTAACATTAGCAGGTTTGATTTTTGTCGCTATTTCGTTGTTGCTAGAACAGAATTTACAAGGTGGTATCCGTTGGGTAATACCTGTATTAATGACTCTTTGGGTGATCGCCATGATTAGCTTTCGTGGCCCAGCGATCGCATTGTTAATGCAGTTTGCACCCATAACCGAATTACCTCAGGCTAATGCTGTGCTGGTGTTTGTATTTGGGTTAATCGGCGCAATTGGCCCTTTGCTGAATATATTTCTCAATAAAATTGGTGCAACTACAACTTTTCTTGTAAGTGCGATCGCCTTGCTGATGGGAGCATATATTTTACGGTCATCAACTCCAAATCGCACTTTTAATTCTGCTATTCTTAATCAAGATATACCAGCTACCACACCGCTTCTACTCTTAATTTTAGTTTTTATTGTCGGCTTAGGCGCAGGGTTAGAAATCAATTTATTAATGTCTATATTTCCACGCACATTACAAACTCAGCTACCCAGCATCAAGTTAGAATTTATTACTTCAGGGATACTTTTAGTAGCAGCGATCGCCTCTGTTCCCCTTGGAGAATGGACTGCACAAATAGGTGCAAATAAAGCTATTACCCTTGGTTTAGGCGCCATCACCGGCTTGATGGGATTAACATTATTAAACGACAATGATATTTTAGTAGTTGGATTTATTCTAGCTTTTGGTATCAGTTTTAGTTTAGTTTTTGTCAGCATGATTCCCTTCGCTTTAGGCAAAGTTACCCCCCATCAAGCAGGCTTAGGAACTGGGTTATATTTCGCCGGGGCTGCTGGTGCTACTGCGCTAGTATCACTGCTAATTAAAGAAATTGGGATTACACCCATAGCAGCATTTTTATTAGCTGAAGTGGCTTTTTTTGTGATAGCTGGTTGTATTTTTGTCAGCAAAAAAATTCAACTAGCGTAG